From Hydra vulgaris chromosome 15, alternate assembly HydraT2T_AEP, one genomic window encodes:
- the LOC136091478 gene encoding uncharacterized protein LOC136091478: MGPKKNMCVFRGAAKNHLESNFALPLQVDNNCKNGHILFVFINNNESHQLTIEQVNKLYGFNIFYSQTKFLVNVSKKWACNFLRDSKRFVDFCNEPFICQASTLPATQSFQSTPNSSKIVSSLSVASSPKHNNILSLPNKRSPLLSRLRADQLTPRKKLLKRRLSVFATEIATKKQKHREDVKVLKEKIKTRPRLKHLKEAIARKEKTIRSLRNKLKVQRLNLQLNKLQISNFRLKKELQSTQTKLSTEEVILRQQLADKNVEISVLQNDMLILQEKIEQMQQKIQSTRCKKVYSFDIRALIYDMLECQVPTHSVPQLLHKVGEYFGYRFSDIPHRKTVEQMMRELGIISELQAAEIAFSTKNLTLGFDATIQEGVHVNVVHLTTKSSCLVVAIDQLAGGTAYDYMSHITKSVDNLAKLFSDFYQEQYTDVQSTIISNITNTMSDRVTVNHATVTKLNTFWQKSLNELNCHLHPLDTITSACKSSLQVLETSKEKLFGKDRFAANIVVQLNKLCYKDGKGDPKGFVTFLDKHGLPRGLIPRYRGNPLHILFHTCGILIHHYHKLQSFLFSGVVLCGGLRNSLFQDFTSETGIREMCALGLIGKLVTGPWMKKFYVVPRLDYLSGIQVIKNVCNALVESSTKALSLIHRKTDFFGGDLNDPVFQSLIDFCPRTDEMRDALASCLNAIISVIKCQYERQFTMTLTDQLKSQTLSARPHNIDCEELVGMFSAAKQKAPNATICYLSSKIRACKNKTTDFLSKKPTDIRNKLIAWSPQQVKSA; this comes from the exons ATGGGTCCCAAAAAGAATATGTGTGTGTTTCGTGGTGCAGCAAAAAACCATTTAGAATCAAACTTTGCATTGCCTTTGCAGGTAGATAACAATTGTAAAAATGGGCATATTCTGTTTGTATTCATCAACAATAATGAATCACATCAATTAACTATTGAGCAAGTCAATAAACTTTATGGCTTCAATATTTTCTATAGTCAAACTAAATTTCTTGTTAATGTATCAAAAAAATGggcttgcaattttttaagaGATTCGAAACGTTTTGTTGACTTCTGCAACGAGCCTTTCATTTGTCAAGCATCAACATTGCCAGCAACACAATCATTTCAGTCAACCCCAAATTCAAGTAAAATTGTTTCATCTTTGTCAGTTGCCTCATCTCCTAagcataataatattttgtctttGCCGAATAAAAGAAGTCCTTTGTTATCCAGGTTAAGAGCTGACCAGTTGACaccaagaaaaaaacttttaaaacggaGATTAAGTGTTTTTGCGACTGAAATTGCtaccaaaaaacaaaagcatagaGAGGATGTAAAggtgttaaaagaaaaaattaaaacaaggcCAAGATTAAAACATCTCAAAGAGGCTATTGCTCGCAAAGAAAAGACGATTCGAAGTTTGCGGAATAAATTAAAAGTCCAGCGTCTAAACTTACAGCTGAATAAgcttcaaatttcaaattttcgtttaaaaaaagagCTGCAATCCACCCAAACAAAGCTGTCTACTGAAGAAGTTATCTTACGTCAACAACTTGCTGACAAGAATGTAGAGATTAGTGTCCTGCAAAATGATATGCTTATTTTACAGGAAAAGATAGAGCAAATGCAGCAGAAAATACAAAGCACCAGatgtaaaaaagtttactcATTTGATATTAGGGCACTTATCTATGACATGCTGGAATGTCAAGTTCCTACACACAGTGTGCCCCAACTTCTTCATAAAGTTGGAGAATATTTTGGGTATAGATTTAGTGACATTCCGCATCGCAAAACTGTGGAGCAGATGATGCGGGAGCTGGGTATTATTTCAGAACTCCAGGCTGCTGAGATAGCattctcaacaaaaaatttgactcTTGGTTTTGATGCCACAATCCAGGAGGGTGTTCATGTTAATGTTGTGCACTTAACAACTAAATCTTCATGCTTGGTTGTAGCCATTGATCAGCTTGCTGGTGGTACAGCTTATGACTATATGAGTCATATTACAAAGTCTGTGGATAATCTTGCTAAGTTGTTTAGTGACTTTTACCAGGAACAATATACTGATGTACAAAGCACCATTATCAGCAACATAACTAACACAATGAGTGACAGAGTGACAGTGAACCATGCAACTGTAACAAAGTTAAACACTTTTTGGCAGAAATCTCTTAATGAACTGAATTGTCACCTTCACCCATTGGATACAATCACTTCTGCTTGCAAGTCGTCACTACAAGTTTTGGAAACTTCAAAAGAGAAGCTTTTTGGTAAAGATCGTTTTGCAGCAAACATTGTTGTTCAGTTAAATAAACTCTGTTACAAAGATGGTAAAG gtgATCCAAAAGGCTTTGTCACCTTTTTGGACAAGCATGGTCTTCCTAGAGGACTTATACCACGCTATAGGGGAAATCCGTTGCACATACTTTTTCATACGTGTGGAATTTTAATACATCACTACCATAAACTTcagagttttcttttttctggAGTAGTGTTATGTGGAGGACTGAGAAATAGTCTTTTCCAAGACTTCACATCTGAAACAG gtatACGCGAGATGTGTGCCCTAGGTTTAATTGGAAAGTTAGTGACTGGTCCCTGGATGAAAAAATTCTATGTTGTACCAAGACTTGACTACTTGTCTGGCATCCAAGTGATCAAAAATGTTTGCAATGCACTTGTTGAAAGCAGCACAAAAGCTCTTTCCCTTATTCACAGAAAAACAGACTTTTTTGGAGGTGATCTCAATGATCCAGTTTTTCAATCACTTATAGACTTTTGCCCAAGGACTGACGAAATGAGAGACGCATTAGCCAGCTGTCTAAATGCTATCATTAGTGTTATTAAGTGTCAGTATGAGCGACAGTTTACTATGACCTTAACTGACCAACTCAAGTCCCAGACATTATCAGCACGTCCACATAATATTGACTGTGAAGAACTTGTGGGTATGTTTAGTGCTGCAAAGCAAAAAGCTCCTAATGCCACAATTTGttatttgtcatcaaaaatTCGCGCATGCAAGAATAAGACAACTgattttctttctaaaaaaccAACTGATATACGAAATAAATTGATAGCCTGGTCTCCTCAGCAGGTAAAAAGCGCTTAG
- the LOC136091865 gene encoding general transcription factor II-I repeat domain-containing protein 2-like, with the protein MASAKRRRCDTESGHGGRVFNPSWTTDYFVHEQSNSIICLICLEKIAVCKSYNVNRHYTTKHAVSYDKFKGQFRIEKLELLKKTLLAQQSVMKTKVISSYSATKISFLMAEAIAKSGKPVCTGDLLKNCLKIFCKEI; encoded by the coding sequence atggCTTCAGCTAAAAGACGTAGATGTGATACTGAAAGCGGTCATGGGGGTCGTGTATTTAATCCTTCTTGGACAACTGACTATTTTGTACATGAACAAAGTAATTCTATTATATGTCTAATTTGTTTGGAGAAAATTGCCGTGTGTAAAAGTTATAATGTGAACAGGCACTACACTACAAAACATGCTGTAAGTTATGACAAATTTAAAGGCCAATTTCGAATTGAAAAGCTTGAATTGTTGAAGAAAACTTTACTTGCACAACAATCAGTGATGAAAACTAAAGTGATTAGCTCTTACAGTGCtaccaaaataagttttttaatggcAGAAGCTATTGCAAAAAGTGGTAAACCTGTTTGTACTggagatttattaaaaaactgtttaaaaatattttgtaaagagATATAA
- the LOC136091866 gene encoding general transcription factor II-I repeat domain-containing protein 2A-like, with amino-acid sequence MVEVFDYKIGAVNRRIRAYLYSLALDESTDRGDTAQLAIFIRGITSNFEVIEELLDINHMKDTTRGEDILSEKSINYIIILYHCIIHQEQLCAKVLEMKNVMELVIHTVNFIRSRGLNHRQFKQLLEGCGSEAEDVIYFSQVRWLSRAATLKRFWILLPEIVLFLKIKGKDTSLLENTDCLNDLAFLIDMTQISKVLVRFKALSERNINTIDSERYCTLILKLIDEFDTRFCDFKKEKNELDLFAHPFSIKAETVRNEFQMELIELQNNKDLKEAYKEVELLEFYKKYISIEVFPHLCRHAIKYFSLFGSTYNCEQLFSKMKHVKTEQRNRLTDEHLTNTLRIASSNIKADINHLCKKKNSVKFHIDRTFV; translated from the exons ATGGTCGAAGTTTTTGATTACAAGATCGGTGCCGTAAATCGAAGGATACGCGCATACCTATATAGTCTGGCACTGGATGAATCAACAGACAGAGGCGATACTGCTCAGCTAGCCATTTTTATTAGAGGTATAACTAGTAACTTTGAAGTAATTGAAGAACTGTTAGATATTAATCATATGAAGGACACAACAAGAGGAGAAGATATTCTCTCTGAA AAATccattaattatataattattttatatcacTGCATTATACACCAAGAGCAGTTATGTGCAAAAGTGTTGGAGATGAAGAATGTTATGGAACTTGTTATTCATACTGTTAACTTTATAAGAAGTCGTGGCCTTAATCACAGACAGTTCAAACAATTACTTGAAGGTTGTGGTAGTGAGGCTGAAGATGTAATTTATTTCAGCCAGGTTAGATGGCTTAGTCGAGCTGCTACTCTGAAAAGATTTTGGATACTATTACCTGAAATAGTGctgtttctaaaaattaaaggGAAAGACACAAGCTTGCTTGAAAATACTGACTGTCTGAATGATTTGGCATTTTTGATTGACATGACTCAGAT TTCTAAAGTACTTGTCCGTTTCAAGGCATTATCAGAAAGAAATATTAATACAATTGACTCTGAAAGATATTGtactcttattttaaaattaattgatgaATTTGACACAAGATTCTGtgattttaaaaaggaaaaaaatgagTTAGACTTATTTGCGCATCCATTTTCCATCAAAGCTGAGACAGTTAGAAATGAATTTCAAATGGAATTAATAGAATTGCAAAACAATAAAGATCTTAAAGAAGCCTACAAAGAAGTAGAATtgttagaattttataaaaaatacataagcaTTGAAGTTTTTCCTCATTTGTGCAGACatgctattaaatatttttcactttttggaAGCACATACAACTGCGAACAGTTATTCTCAAAAATGAAGCATGTAAAAACAGAACAGAGAAATAGATTGACAGATGAACACCTTACTAATACCCTTCGAATTGCATCATCAAATATAAAAGCAGACATAAAtcatttatgcaaaaaaaaaaacagtgtcaAGTTTCACATTGATCGAACTTTTGTATAA